The following are from one region of the Thermococcus cleftensis genome:
- a CDS encoding integrase, with protein MLDKFLWGKKANTPEELRRIVEAIPPTKNGNPNRHAYLAVRSYINFLVDTGKIRKSEAIDFKAVVPNIKTTSRAESAKVITVKDIREMFNQLKAKNETILRARKLYLKLLAFTGLRGDEVRELMNQFEPGVIDDTFKAFGLPEEWRKKIAVYDMERVKLPTRKHGTKRGYVAVFPAELVPELEWFKSTGYKLTADNSSKHKMFRDYKKVKDLALLRKFFQNFMNDHVMSAVPNPPADAMHLIEFLQGRAPKNVGGRNYRWNVQNAARIYYYMVDKLKEELGILEL; from the coding sequence ATGCTTGATAAATTCCTCTGGGGGAAGAAGGCAAACACTCCCGAAGAGCTGAGGCGTATAGTTGAAGCAATCCCACCGACGAAGAACGGGAACCCAAACCGCCATGCTTACCTTGCCGTGAGGAGTTACATTAACTTCCTGGTCGATACGGGGAAGATTAGGAAAAGCGAGGCAATCGACTTTAAGGCAGTCGTCCCGAACATTAAAACCACCTCGCGCGCTGAGTCTGCGAAAGTCATCACGGTCAAGGACATAAGGGAAATGTTCAACCAGCTCAAGGCGAAGAACGAGACAATTCTCAGAGCACGGAAGCTCTACCTCAAGCTTCTCGCCTTCACCGGCCTTCGTGGCGACGAAGTTAGAGAGCTGATGAACCAGTTCGAGCCGGGAGTTATTGACGACACCTTCAAGGCCTTCGGCCTTCCCGAAGAGTGGAGGAAGAAGATCGCAGTTTACGACATGGAGCGGGTGAAGCTCCCGACCAGGAAACACGGGACGAAAAGGGGTTACGTTGCCGTCTTCCCTGCCGAGCTGGTTCCTGAACTGGAGTGGTTTAAGAGCACAGGCTACAAGCTAACGGCGGACAATTCGAGCAAGCATAAGATGTTCAGGGACTATAAGAAAGTGAAGGACCTCGCGTTGCTGAGAAAGTTCTTCCAGAACTTCATGAACGACCACGTGATGAGCGCCGTTCCAAACCCACCGGCCGATGCGATGCACCTAATTGAGTTCCTCCAGGGGAGAGCACCGAAGAACGTCGGCGGGAGGAACTACCGCTGGAACGTGCAGAATGCTGCAAGGATCTACTATTACATGGTGGACAAATTAAAAGAAGAGCTGGGGATTCTGGAGCTTTAG
- the upp gene encoding uracil phosphoribosyltransferase: MIEDRRWKGVYSFEDSPFIMEILTELRDERTGPIPFRKGLVKLGRYMAYELTKTMETEKVPVRTPLEETEGVLIKDRRNVVIITVLRAAIPLMEGLIKVLDHARVGIVSASRGKAPKFEIEMKYVKVPQVKPEDTVIIADPMIATGSTLIRVLDEVKKYGKAKRYVIVGVLAAPEGISRIKEAHPDVEMFVAAIDRELNEKGYILPGLGDAGDRAFGAPIRV, from the coding sequence ATGATAGAGGACAGGCGCTGGAAGGGTGTTTACTCCTTCGAGGACAGCCCATTCATTATGGAGATCCTGACGGAGCTTCGCGACGAGAGAACGGGGCCGATACCGTTCAGGAAGGGACTCGTCAAGCTGGGCCGCTACATGGCCTACGAGCTGACCAAGACGATGGAAACCGAAAAGGTTCCGGTCAGGACGCCCCTCGAGGAGACGGAGGGGGTGCTCATAAAGGACCGGCGGAACGTCGTGATAATAACCGTCCTCCGCGCGGCGATACCGCTCATGGAGGGCCTCATCAAGGTTCTCGACCACGCGAGGGTGGGTATCGTCTCTGCATCTCGCGGAAAGGCGCCGAAGTTCGAGATAGAGATGAAGTACGTCAAGGTGCCGCAGGTAAAGCCGGAGGACACGGTCATCATAGCAGACCCGATGATAGCGACCGGCTCGACGCTCATCAGGGTTCTCGACGAGGTCAAGAAGTACGGGAAGGCCAAGCGCTACGTCATAGTTGGAGTTCTGGCAGCGCCGGAAGGGATAAGCCGGATAAAGGAAGCCCACCCGGACGTTGAGATGTTCGTTGCAGCGATAGACAGGGAGCTCAACGAGAAGGGTTACATTTTGCCCGGCCTCGGCGATGCGGGCGACAGGGCCTTTGGGGCGCCGATCAGGGTCTGA
- a CDS encoding ATP-binding protein yields the protein MGILDIDIPAWSIDLIYGNTGSGKSYFAGWLVEQAWERGRRFIVLDTKVKNHLGLVQLKGVRLLKIKVGTRYNWRKLLDFDQVLVVPTRGTINRIGVEGLVEQYYKPLLDEIFRRDRDRIIVVEEAHRFNPSSRRPGKELEQLFREGRDGKLYTVAITQSIADFPKLLFRQAQRHFIFQHYVPNDVIYLNRMVPGFSELNDQLREHDLIEFIPPAKTRIIKRELVVRRTRHFG from the coding sequence ATGGGGATCCTGGACATTGACATTCCGGCCTGGAGTATTGACCTCATTTATGGAAACACTGGTTCGGGGAAGAGCTACTTTGCCGGCTGGCTGGTTGAGCAGGCGTGGGAGAGGGGGAGGCGATTCATCGTTCTCGATACCAAGGTGAAGAACCACCTCGGCCTGGTCCAGCTCAAGGGGGTCAGGCTTCTCAAGATTAAGGTGGGGACGCGGTACAACTGGAGGAAGCTTTTGGACTTCGACCAGGTGCTGGTGGTTCCGACGCGGGGGACCATCAACAGGATTGGAGTGGAAGGCCTGGTCGAGCAGTATTACAAGCCTCTCCTTGATGAGATTTTCAGGCGGGACAGGGACCGGATTATCGTGGTGGAGGAGGCGCACAGGTTCAACCCGTCCTCGAGGAGGCCGGGGAAGGAGCTGGAGCAGTTGTTTAGGGAAGGCCGTGACGGGAAGCTCTACACGGTTGCCATAACTCAGTCCATCGCGGACTTCCCGAAGCTTCTCTTCCGCCAGGCGCAGAGGCACTTCATCTTTCAGCATTACGTGCCGAATGATGTCATTTACCTCAACCGTATGGTTCCCGGCTTCTCGGAGCTGAACGACCAGCTGAGGGAGCATGACCTCATCGAGTTCATCCCGCCGGCAAAAACGAGGATCATCAAGCGTGAGCTTGTCGTGAGGAGGACGAGGCACTTCGGGTGA
- a CDS encoding RNA-guided endonuclease InsQ/TnpB family protein gives MPSETIKLTARFKLKNPPEGLDDLFSTYREIVNYLITYAFENNVTSFYRLKKETYKTLRREYSKLPSHYLYTACQMATSIYKSYRKRKKKGKAKGKPVFKRSVIMLDDHLFKLDLEKGIIKLSTPKGRIQLEFYPAKYHERFKDWKVGQAWLIKTPKGVFINVVFSKEVEVGEPKAFVGVDLNENNVTLSLPNGEFVQIITHEREVRTAYFLKRRRIQRKIRVGRKRKELLEKYGGRERNRLNDLYHKLANKIVELAEKYGGIALEDLTEIRSSIRYSAEMNGRLHRWSFRKLQSIIEYKAKLKGVRVIFVNPAYTSSLCPVCGGKLSPNGHRVLKCSNCGFEADRDVVGSWNIRLKALKMWGVSVPPESHPMKTGGWKPTRYEINTLHTING, from the coding sequence ATGCCCTCAGAGACGATTAAACTCACGGCAAGGTTCAAGCTCAAAAACCCGCCGGAAGGGTTAGACGACCTCTTCTCCACTTACCGAGAAATCGTGAACTACCTAATCACTTACGCTTTTGAGAACAACGTAACCAGCTTTTACAGGCTCAAAAAAGAAACATACAAGACCCTACGCAGGGAATACTCTAAACTTCCAAGCCACTACCTCTACACGGCCTGCCAAATGGCCACGTCAATTTACAAGAGTTACAGGAAACGCAAAAAGAAGGGGAAGGCCAAGGGTAAGCCTGTTTTTAAGAGGAGCGTCATAATGCTGGACGACCACCTGTTCAAGCTCGACCTTGAAAAAGGAATAATCAAGCTCTCAACTCCTAAGGGGAGAATCCAACTGGAGTTTTACCCGGCCAAGTATCACGAGCGGTTTAAGGACTGGAAGGTTGGTCAGGCTTGGCTCATCAAAACGCCAAAGGGAGTTTTCATCAACGTGGTCTTTTCCAAGGAGGTTGAAGTTGGAGAACCCAAAGCTTTCGTTGGAGTGGACTTGAACGAGAACAACGTTACCCTAAGCCTTCCAAACGGCGAGTTCGTGCAAATCATTACCCACGAGCGGGAGGTTAGGACTGCTTATTTCCTCAAGAGGCGGAGGATTCAGAGGAAGATAAGAGTCGGAAGGAAAAGGAAGGAACTCCTTGAGAAATACGGTGGGCGGGAGAGGAACAGGCTTAACGACCTTTATCACAAGTTGGCCAACAAAATCGTTGAGCTGGCCGAAAAATACGGTGGCATTGCTCTGGAGGATTTGACTGAGATTAGGAGTTCGATAAGGTATTCTGCTGAAATGAATGGCAGGCTCCACCGCTGGAGCTTCAGGAAGCTTCAGAGCATTATCGAATACAAGGCTAAGTTGAAGGGTGTTAGGGTTATTTTCGTGAATCCTGCTTACACCTCCTCCCTGTGCCCGGTATGTGGGGGGAAGTTAAGCCCGAATGGGCACAGGGTTTTGAAGTGTTCAAACTGCGGGTTTGAGGCCGATAGAGACGTTGTTGGTAGTTGGAATATTCGCTTGAAAGCCCTGAAGATGTGGGGAGTTTCCGTTCCCCCCGAAAGCCACCCGATGAAGACGGGAGGGTGGAAGCCTACCCGTTACGAGATTAACACTCTACACACAATTAACGGGTAG
- a CDS encoding pyridoxal-phosphate dependent enzyme produces MRVRCPGCGRLYSSLIPPTCSCGEPLRITYDYDSIDPSAWRDRKPGVWRYRELLPEVHEVVSLSEGGTPLLRAKLGGELGLKIFIKDETRNPTGSFRDRLITVAVSYGLPHADNGFVIASNGNAAASLAAYASRAGRPAYVVVPKLIEQGKLNQIAALGAKVIRYGESVDEGISYAEGLAEGKGLYNVTPESNLVGLEGQKTLAFELWEELDPTHVIVPTGSGSNLYSIYKGFVELREIGAIEELPRLIAVQAEKCSPIASEILGVEPRAEPTKALGLYVKNPVMKELALKAIDESGGTAVLVGEDELDLGQRLLAKEGIFAEYASAVIVPALLKLAEEDYFERDDRIALVVTSSGLKGHYSESRERFSVGGTKLEILRLLSEKSMYGYEIWEALEKPLKYQAVYQHLRELESMGLIEETHRRGRRVYYGLTERGRRFLETLG; encoded by the coding sequence ATGAGGGTTCGCTGTCCGGGCTGTGGGAGGCTTTACTCCTCCCTCATTCCTCCTACGTGCTCCTGTGGCGAGCCCCTTAGGATAACCTACGACTACGATTCCATCGACCCCTCCGCGTGGAGGGACAGAAAGCCCGGGGTGTGGAGGTACAGGGAGCTTCTACCAGAGGTTCACGAAGTAGTAAGCCTGAGCGAGGGCGGGACGCCTCTGCTGAGGGCAAAGCTTGGGGGCGAACTTGGGCTGAAGATATTCATCAAGGACGAGACGAGAAATCCGACTGGCTCTTTTCGCGACAGACTCATAACTGTGGCGGTTTCCTACGGCCTGCCTCACGCCGACAACGGCTTCGTCATAGCAAGCAACGGGAACGCCGCGGCCTCCCTCGCGGCCTATGCCTCACGGGCTGGAAGGCCTGCCTACGTCGTGGTTCCTAAGCTAATAGAGCAGGGAAAGCTCAACCAGATAGCGGCCCTCGGGGCCAAGGTTATACGCTACGGCGAAAGCGTGGACGAGGGCATAAGCTACGCCGAGGGCCTGGCGGAGGGGAAGGGACTGTACAACGTTACCCCGGAGAGCAACCTGGTCGGCCTGGAGGGGCAGAAAACGCTGGCCTTCGAGCTGTGGGAGGAGCTGGACCCGACTCACGTGATAGTTCCAACCGGCAGTGGGAGCAACCTCTACAGCATCTACAAGGGCTTCGTGGAGCTGAGGGAAATAGGTGCCATCGAAGAGCTTCCCAGGCTGATCGCGGTTCAGGCCGAGAAGTGCTCTCCAATAGCGAGCGAAATCCTCGGCGTTGAACCAAGAGCCGAGCCGACTAAGGCCCTTGGCCTGTACGTGAAGAACCCCGTGATGAAGGAGCTCGCCCTCAAGGCCATAGACGAGAGCGGCGGAACCGCGGTTCTCGTGGGGGAGGACGAGCTTGACCTTGGCCAGAGACTCCTTGCCAAGGAAGGAATCTTCGCCGAGTACGCCTCGGCGGTTATAGTTCCTGCCCTCCTCAAGCTGGCTGAGGAAGACTACTTCGAACGCGACGACAGGATAGCCCTGGTCGTGACGAGCTCCGGCCTCAAGGGCCACTACTCCGAGAGCCGCGAGAGGTTTAGCGTTGGGGGGACCAAGCTGGAGATACTCAGACTGCTGAGCGAGAAGAGCATGTACGGTTACGAGATATGGGAGGCCCTGGAGAAGCCCCTCAAGTATCAGGCGGTTTACCAGCACCTCCGCGAGCTTGAAAGCATGGGGCTAATTGAGGAGACCCACAGGAGGGGCAGGAGGGTCTACTACGGGCTGACGGAGAGGGGAAGGAGGTTCCTCGAAACCCTCGGGTAG
- the rpiA gene encoding ribose-5-phosphate isomerase RpiA produces the protein MEELKRAVAKEALKFIEDDMIVGLGTGSTTAYFIEYLGKLIMEGELEDVYGVPTSYQARLLAIENGVPVVGLDEVDAIDIAVDGADEVDPNLNLIKGRGAALTMEKIIEYRAGTFLVLVDESKLVERLGQRVPVPIEVIPAAWRAIAEEIEVFNATAELRMASKKDGPVVTDNGNFILDAKFHRIEDPLDLEIELNNIPGVVENGIFADIADIVLVGTREGVKRLER, from the coding sequence ATGGAGGAACTGAAAAGGGCCGTCGCGAAGGAGGCCTTGAAGTTCATCGAGGACGACATGATAGTCGGCCTCGGCACAGGCTCCACCACCGCTTACTTCATCGAGTACCTGGGCAAGCTCATAATGGAGGGGGAGCTCGAGGACGTCTACGGCGTTCCAACCTCCTATCAGGCCAGGCTCCTGGCGATAGAGAACGGTGTTCCGGTTGTCGGCCTCGACGAGGTCGATGCCATAGACATAGCCGTCGATGGGGCTGACGAGGTGGATCCGAACCTCAACCTCATCAAAGGCCGCGGAGCGGCTCTAACCATGGAGAAGATCATCGAGTACCGCGCCGGAACTTTCCTTGTCCTCGTCGATGAGAGCAAGCTCGTCGAGAGGCTGGGTCAGAGAGTGCCCGTTCCGATAGAGGTCATTCCTGCGGCGTGGCGCGCGATAGCGGAGGAGATAGAGGTCTTCAACGCCACCGCCGAGCTGAGAATGGCAAGCAAAAAGGACGGTCCCGTCGTTACCGACAACGGCAACTTCATACTCGACGCGAAGTTCCACCGCATAGAGGACCCGCTCGACCTGGAGATAGAGCTCAACAACATTCCGGGCGTTGTGGAGAACGGCATCTTCGCGGACATCGCTGACATAGTTCTCGTCGGCACGAGGGAAGGCGTCAAGAGGCTCGAGCGCTGA
- a CDS encoding putative toxin-antitoxin system toxin component, PIN family, which translates to MAKLKVVLDTSILISMLKTRDPSRSPAIRVLELLKKGTLQNHGSKETLREMKETLAIIGLMIGKPEKAKAIYSLVRNRTKVVSPRVRFENDPKLAEAVGHHDDIKFLDVVYAAKARYLLSMNTKHLVKLRNGRTLKFNLKRHWFYIMTAGEFLKHIREKYGIN; encoded by the coding sequence ATGGCCAAACTCAAGGTTGTTCTTGACACTTCAATCCTAATCAGCATGCTGAAAACCCGGGACCCTTCTCGAAGTCCAGCCATAAGGGTTCTTGAACTGCTCAAAAAAGGCACCCTGCAGAATCACGGTTCCAAAGAGACACTAAGGGAAATGAAAGAAACCCTTGCAATAATCGGCCTGATGATTGGAAAACCCGAGAAGGCCAAGGCAATTTACAGCCTCGTCAGGAACCGCACGAAGGTAGTCTCACCCCGCGTGAGGTTCGAAAACGACCCCAAACTGGCCGAGGCCGTTGGCCACCATGATGACATAAAATTCCTTGACGTGGTTTATGCCGCCAAGGCCCGGTACCTCCTCAGCATGAACACGAAGCACCTGGTTAAGCTCAGAAACGGGAGGACCTTAAAGTTCAACTTGAAGAGGCACTGGTTCTACATCATGACCGCCGGAGAGTTCCTAAAGCATATTCGAGAGAAGTACGGGATAAACTAG
- a CDS encoding type II toxin-antitoxin system VapC family toxin, whose amino-acid sequence MPSRTRRKPRSKILADTSVLIKLARRRELHKHYFNISIITVLEFVRGAKSQKQAVQFLKLLQNLYHIEPVDDHITLVYWEVFRNVRKSIEDNDLLIGSTALAKNYILWTANTKHFKPFCLPVNCV is encoded by the coding sequence ATGCCATCGAGAACACGGAGAAAACCAAGAAGTAAAATCCTCGCCGACACCAGCGTCCTGATAAAGCTCGCAAGAAGGAGGGAACTCCACAAACACTACTTTAACATCTCCATAATCACAGTTCTCGAGTTCGTGCGGGGAGCCAAAAGCCAGAAGCAGGCAGTCCAATTCCTCAAACTCCTCCAGAACCTCTACCACATTGAACCCGTAGATGACCACATAACCCTCGTGTACTGGGAAGTTTTCCGCAATGTTCGCAAATCAATCGAAGACAACGACCTCTTAATCGGCTCAACGGCTCTCGCCAAGAACTACATTCTATGGACCGCCAACACAAAGCACTTCAAACCGTTCTGCCTACCCGTTAATTGTGTGTAG
- a CDS encoding IS607 family transposase yields MRLYRTGEASQRLGISKPTLLRKIKTGEIKAYRVGREYRIPESEIKRLLEGKTLDKVVIYARVSSRDQREDLERQVEYLKNYCSAKGYQVIKILTDISSGLNENRRGLKQLFKLVESGEVGKVVVTYRDRLTRFGFRYLEQYFNSHGVEIEVIFDDEEKTPEKELVEDLLAIVTSFAGKLYGMRSHKKKRLVEAVKNALRDD; encoded by the coding sequence ATGAGGCTCTATCGGACAGGAGAGGCATCACAACGCTTGGGCATCAGCAAACCAACGCTCCTTAGGAAAATCAAAACCGGCGAAATCAAAGCCTACCGGGTCGGGAGAGAATACCGCATTCCCGAAAGCGAAATTAAAAGACTTCTTGAGGGCAAAACCCTCGATAAAGTCGTCATTTACGCAAGAGTCTCAAGCCGAGACCAGAGAGAGGACTTGGAGAGGCAAGTCGAATACCTCAAAAACTACTGTTCCGCAAAAGGCTATCAAGTCATCAAAATCCTTACAGACATTTCATCGGGCTTAAACGAAAATAGACGGGGCTTAAAACAACTCTTCAAACTTGTGGAGAGCGGAGAAGTTGGGAAAGTCGTGGTAACCTACAGGGACAGACTTACACGTTTTGGATTCAGATACCTTGAGCAATACTTCAACTCTCACGGTGTTGAAATCGAAGTCATCTTTGACGATGAAGAGAAGACGCCGGAGAAAGAACTCGTTGAGGATTTATTGGCTATCGTAACTTCCTTCGCTGGAAAGCTTTACGGAATGCGTTCTCACAAGAAAAAACGCCTCGTTGAGGCGGTAAAGAATGCCCTCAGAGACGATTAA
- a CDS encoding MATE family efflux transporter produces the protein MRDGRIREMREQILSGPIEKTLLLLAGPLIVNNLVQVVYNITDTFWLGKLGREALSAPGTVWPIIGTLMALGMGFTTAGFAFVGQYIGAEEYEKANRSAGALYSLMTFFSVVTAVVALLVLPYALRFMRVSENVYPYSLTYATVVFLGLPFSFAFMAFGALVRATGDTKTPVKITLLTVAINVILDPLLIFGWLGFPELGVAGAALATVIANSVGAFIGLYLLFKGKVGISLSLESLKPDLKFYGKLFRVGLPSSVGQSANSFGFVILTRIIFGFGDVTYAAYTITTRLVNFLTSISRGISMAMGTMIAQNVGAENYERAKKIAERTMVINFAIASLAVLVIGAFRVEIFRFFLNDPAVIEESEIVLKYFLISVPFFNGIFIVVNRTFSSAGHTKKSMALGIFRLWGLRIPLSYAFGYVGAITVLGITIPLAEIFNFTSRGVFFGMGMSNFIAAVVALAWFMRGTWMKRIIEEKSKTVPEKATA, from the coding sequence ATGAGGGACGGAAGGATCAGGGAGATGCGCGAGCAGATACTGAGCGGGCCGATAGAGAAGACCCTTCTCCTACTGGCAGGCCCGTTAATAGTGAACAACCTAGTCCAGGTTGTCTACAACATAACCGACACCTTCTGGCTGGGAAAACTCGGAAGGGAGGCCCTCTCCGCCCCCGGGACCGTGTGGCCGATAATAGGGACGCTGATGGCGCTCGGCATGGGATTCACGACGGCCGGTTTCGCCTTCGTCGGGCAGTACATCGGTGCGGAGGAGTACGAGAAAGCGAACCGTTCCGCCGGGGCACTCTACTCACTCATGACGTTCTTCTCCGTGGTGACAGCGGTGGTGGCCCTCCTGGTCCTCCCCTACGCGCTCCGCTTCATGCGCGTCAGCGAGAACGTGTATCCCTATTCGCTAACCTACGCCACCGTCGTCTTCCTCGGCCTTCCCTTCTCCTTCGCCTTCATGGCCTTCGGGGCCCTCGTGAGGGCTACGGGAGACACGAAGACGCCGGTAAAAATAACCCTCCTCACGGTTGCAATAAACGTTATCCTTGACCCGCTCCTCATCTTTGGCTGGCTGGGCTTTCCGGAGCTTGGAGTGGCCGGGGCGGCGCTGGCCACGGTCATAGCGAACTCCGTCGGAGCGTTCATCGGCCTCTACCTGCTCTTCAAAGGAAAGGTCGGCATAAGCCTGAGCCTTGAGAGCCTCAAACCGGACCTCAAATTCTACGGAAAGCTCTTCCGTGTGGGCCTGCCCTCGAGCGTAGGCCAGTCCGCCAACAGCTTCGGCTTCGTTATACTCACCAGGATAATCTTCGGCTTCGGCGACGTCACCTACGCGGCCTACACCATAACCACCCGCCTCGTGAACTTCCTAACGAGCATATCACGCGGCATAAGCATGGCGATGGGAACGATGATAGCCCAGAACGTCGGGGCCGAGAACTACGAAAGAGCGAAGAAGATAGCCGAGAGGACGATGGTAATAAACTTCGCCATAGCGAGCCTCGCGGTGCTTGTGATAGGTGCCTTCCGCGTCGAGATATTCCGCTTCTTCCTGAACGACCCGGCCGTGATTGAGGAGAGCGAGATTGTCCTAAAGTACTTCCTCATCTCGGTTCCATTCTTCAACGGAATCTTCATAGTCGTCAACAGAACCTTCAGCTCCGCCGGCCACACAAAGAAGAGCATGGCCCTCGGGATATTCCGCCTCTGGGGCCTGAGGATTCCGCTGAGCTACGCCTTCGGCTACGTGGGAGCGATAACCGTTCTTGGGATCACGATACCCCTCGCTGAAATATTCAACTTCACGAGCAGGGGAGTGTTCTTTGGAATGGGGATGAGCAACTTCATAGCGGCTGTGGTCGCTCTCGCCTGGTTCATGCGCGGCACATGGATGAAACGGATAATCGAGGAGAAATCAAAAACTGTCCCCGAGAAAGCCACTGCTTAA
- a CDS encoding type II toxin-antitoxin system VapC family toxin gives MKSRRKSQKGGSHSESSRILIDTSVLIDLYKARKLEDYAGSAISVVTLFEFVRGIRSERKRVAVLKRLEKLFRVEPLDNVVILTASKIYRVLKKRGELIEDADIIIGATAIAKGYMVWTENTGHFKRMSDFGLKLYKPRKR, from the coding sequence ATGAAATCGAGAAGGAAGTCTCAAAAAGGAGGCTCTCATTCAGAGAGTTCAAGGATATTGATTGACACGAGCGTTCTAATCGACTTGTACAAGGCCAGAAAGCTTGAAGATTACGCAGGCTCGGCAATTTCAGTGGTTACTCTCTTCGAGTTCGTGAGGGGAATACGCAGTGAGAGAAAGAGAGTAGCGGTTCTAAAACGACTGGAAAAGCTGTTTAGAGTGGAGCCTTTGGACAACGTGGTAATTCTGACAGCCTCAAAGATATATCGCGTGTTAAAGAAAAGGGGAGAACTAATAGAGGATGCTGACATAATCATCGGCGCTACTGCAATTGCAAAGGGTTATATGGTCTGGACTGAGAACACCGGCCATTTTAAGAGAATGTCTGATTTCGGGTTGAAATTGTATAAGCCTCGGAAGAGGTGA